The Ornithorhynchus anatinus isolate Pmale09 chromosome 11, mOrnAna1.pri.v4, whole genome shotgun sequence genomic interval gggattaactgtgagcctctcgtgggaccacctgcttcccctgtatctacccggcgcttagaacagtgctctgcacacagtaagcgcttaacagataccaacattattataattgggATACTAAGtgaatactctgtgccaagcaccgtagccagcgctggggtagatacaagataaccgagttggacacggtccccgtccctacCCGGGGCTCATGACGTTCCAAGATCTGTTTCTCGGGGACCGCTGATTAAGCTCAGTCGGTCTCGGGCTCcgggcctctcccttctccggaaATACCGGGGGATCCTGGGAGCGGCCAGGCAGAGAGGCACCGGTGGCTTCGTCTCTCGGATGCCGACGATTCGACTCCTCAGTTGGGCTGGATGAGCGTCTCTGGGGTTTCGAGGCCGTCGGATTAACGAGGGGTCAGAAGGGCCCGCCCGCGGGTTTCCGGCACTCGGCGGCCACGACTCCTTTCTCCGCCCGACGGTCGAGAGGCCGGGCTGAGGTGGTGACCCTCCTCTGCCGCCTCTCGGAGGCCTCGTCTGGCGGCGCCGCCCGCCGCGGCCCTCCGACGGGGCCCGCGGGGAGTTGGCCGGCTCGCCCTGAGCCGTCGCCGCCCGACGTGAAGCCCTTTCCTCCCCGCAGGACAACGAGCGCTGGGAGACCAACCGGATGCTGACCAGCGGCGTGGTCCATCGGCTAGAGGTGGACGAAGACTTCGAGGAGGATAACGCGGCCAAGGTGCATTTGCTGGTGCACAATCTGGTGCCCCCGTTCCTGGACGGACGGATCGTCTTCACCAAGCAGGTGAGGGCTCCTCTCcggcgggagggaggagcgggagagggCGGAGAACCTCGCGGAGAGGCAGACCGTagccgccgggggccgggcgcgGGCCGGGCCGTCGGCTTTCAGCAGACGCAGGGGACTGACTTGGAATCGCCGTTGCCCTCTCGCAGCCGGAGCCGGTCGTTCCGGTCAAGGATGCCACGTCGGACTTGGCCATCATCGCTCGGAAAGGCAGCCAGACGGTGCGCAAGCACAGGGAGCAAAAGGAGCGGAAAAAGGTCGGTCTCCTGCCTCGTCCACTGGCTCTTGGTGGTGGTATCTTTAGCGTTCGTCCATcgccagcgctggggtagatgcgagctaattgGCGAGGTGACCGAGCCACGGCGAAGTGacctgctcgaagtcacacagcagaaaggtgataGAGAGGGGATCGGAaaccaggtccctccgactccccgggCCGTGGTCtatcactgagcctcgctgcctcCCTCCGGGACGGGGGAGACCCAACCCTGCGCCGTCGGGGCAGAGTTAGCGGGACCGCGGCGCTACTCGTCTTCACTGGCCCCTCGGGAAACTCTCTTGCGGGGACAGAGGATCGGCTGTGATGCGATTGCCATCGGGAACGATGGAGGACAGGCCAGCGCCTCTCTTCACCCAGCCCAGTACTAagagtgttaagtgcttagtgtgtgcagagcactgtatcgttcagtcagcggtatttatctatcgagcgctcactgtgtgcagagcacactgtaacaGAGCCGGTAggtacgttacctgcccacaacgggttgaAGCGCCGAGAAGGGATTCGCGGGTGGGAATCTAGCAGGGTCCCTTTCCTCAGAGAGCCCACCTCGCCAATTTCGCGAGCTCCCCTTGATGTTTACGTTCTCTGTTTTCCTCAGACTCTTGGTATTAGAGCGTGGGGTTCAGCATTCCCACTCTGTGCGGATATTTAGTGCTCCCGTGGATATTTCTCCTCGGCTCCCGAAGGGCAGATTTTTCCCTCGACTGTAATGCATCTGGGAGTTCCCCAGCGTCCTTACCTGCCTGACCCTGCCCTCTCTTCATGATCTTTTAAGGCTCAACACAAGCACTGGGAGCTGGCTGGGACCAAACTGGGAGACATTATGGGCCTCAAGAAAGAGGAAGAACCGGACAAACCCTTGACCGAAGATGGCAAAGTGGATTACAAGTGAGTGCGAGTAAAGGTCTCATTTCCGGGAACGATCTCGGCGGCGTCTGGGGCCCTGCTTCCGGGAATTGGCAGGACTCTAGCGGGGCTCCAGACCGGCCGGGTGAGAGGTCTTTCAGGTCCTCTTGAGCTTCCTTTTTCCGGCCCCGCCTCCCAGAAGTCTGGCTCGGGATTGATAATGCTCGTTCGTTCCTTCGgtcgtatccgttgagcgcttgccgtgtgcagagcactgtactgagcgtttggaaagtgcagctcagcaacagagggagacaatccctgcccgcagcgggcccacagtctagaagtgcacgtagcagagcggggggggggggggggcgcgtcgcGCGTCGAAGGCGGCCAAGAggtccagagggaggaggatggggtagaGCGCGTTGGTCTTGGCTGTGAGGGGATCGCCGGTGGCCTCGGAGTGAGGTCTCGCGAGGGTGACGTGAGGGGACAGGCTGGGCCCCGGGAAGTGTCCTGGACCGTGCTGTCTGAGCTGTTCATTTGAAGAGCGTTCTCTTCTCCGTGAAGAATCTCACCGCGGCTTATCCCCTGAAGTCTATTCTGCGGCTAATGATCTGGCGTAAGCGATCAACAAATAGCAATCGATCGATTAACTTAGAGGCGTTGGGGCTAAATGCAAGCCTGTCCCCAGTCTGGCAGGCACTGCAATCTTGGGTGCCTAAGTCTACAGGTGCAAAACGATCGCCCCGGCCAGCGGGCCCAACCCGCAGAGAAGCCCGCTTAAACGGGTGCCGTCGGCTCCGGCTGCAGGTGGCCCGGGGGTCTCGCTTCCAGGTCCCGCAGGAGGGGGAAGCCGAGTCCTTGAAACCTGAACTCCGGCTTCCGTCCCCCGTCTGCTGGGGAGACGGAACCCAATCGAAGGAGACGTCGAAGGGTGTGTTCCCCTGCTTTCCCCTGCCTTGCTTCGTAGCAGAGTGGCGAGCGGGCcacgggtgggaggtggggagggggtttgctGCCGGAGCCTGGCCCAAACCATCTGGGTCTGGCTCCGTGCTGACCCGCCCCGGTCCCGCGGCGCCCGCTGGCCCGCCGGTAAACCGGAGCCTCCGTCACCCGCTGGACGCTTGTCACGGCCCCCGACAGACGGGCCGTGAGGAGGTATGGAAGGATGTGCGGTTCCCTGACTCTCCTTGGAAAAGTGGCATCCCTACTTCCGACTTGGTTGAAATTTGGGCGCGGGCCCCCCGCTCCGTTCCTGGGGCCCCAGTAGGTGTATTTCAGagttccgcccccacccccattcatCTCTGGTGAATAAGCGCTCATCGTGGTGGCCGTCGGCAGCTGCGACCCGCCTCCGTTCTGGGTATTTAATCTAGCGCCGTCCGTGGAACTGTTTTGTTCCATTTGTTCCCAGGAAAGTAGTAATCCCAGGGGAGCCGGTTTTTAGACGGTCGGGACAAGATTCCCGTTCTCCTTCACCTGGGAGGAGGCCGGTGCGGACGAGGTCGCGTTGCTAGTCACGGGCCTCTCGAGAGCAACCGTGAgcgtgggagcagggaagaggccGGGAGGCCGGACGGGGCATCGGGGCCTCAGCCTGCCGGTGGTGCGTTCCCAGGACCGAGCAGAAGTTTGCGGACCACATGAAGAAGAAGAGCGAAGCCAGCAGTGAATTTGCCAAGAAGAAGTCGATCTTGGagcagagacagtacctgcctaTCTTCGCCGTTCAACAGGAGCTCCTCACCATCATCAGGTATTCCCGTCGGGCAGGGAGGAGGTTTTCGGCGTTCGGGGCGTCGGGGCTCCCCCCCCCGCCGTTCGTTCGGCCGGAGCCTCCGctcgggaagggaaggagagtcctTGGGGTCTCCTTCCGGCCTCTGCGCGCTGCCCCGGGTGGGCTCCCTTACCTCAGCCCCCCGCTGATGGCCCGGACTCACCGTTTATtctgtccctcttcctccagCTGAAACCGATCTTAAAGTTAGCTATTTCCGCAGGGGTCCAGGATCAAAAAGCCAAAGCTGGCAGGTTGACTGGCCTCTTTGGTTTGTTGATGAGAGTTTTCGCTCGTCCCCCTGACGGCGGCCTTCCTGTCTGGACCGTTGGGTAGCTCCGCCCTGCCCAGTCCCTCTGACTCGTCTCTGGCCCCTCTCACTCGCCTCCGACCCGAGGGCTCGCTGGGCTCAGAGTGACGATGATAACGTTAGCGTTTGTTTaggcgctcattatgtgcagagcactgttccaagcactggggtagatgcagggtgatcaggtcgtcccacgtggggctcccggtcttaatccccattttacagatgagggaactgaggccaggtgaagtgactcgcccacagtcacacagctgaagccgggattcgaacccatgacctccgactcccaagcccgggctctttcccctgaagccGGGGCTccgttctttctttctctctcttgccttcGCCCCGTTTCCCGAGCGAGAACCGTCcttggggtgaggggatgggtggCCTTTTCCGCGGGGACCGTCGGAAAAACCGATGGCTAGGGGTGGTACGGCTGCCGGAACGGGGGACCGGTTAGCCTTTTTAAAGTTTCTGGGGGCCGGTTCGGGTTCTTCTCCACGGTCGAGTTTAAGCGgccctcccctccacttcctggtcttcttcctcttcctaggGACAACAGCATCGTGATCGtggtgggggagacggggagcgGCAAGACCACTCAGCTGACCCAGTACCTGCACGAGGACGGCTACACGGACTACGGCCTGATCGGCTGCACCCAGCCCCGGCGCGTGGCCGCCATGTCGGTGGCCAAGCGAGTCAGCGAAGAGATGGGAGGAAGCCTGGGGGAGGAGgtgacgggggcgggggcgggggggggggcggtttggactggggtccggcggcggcggggagcgggCTCGTTAGCTCGGCGGAACGGCGCCGGAGCAGAGCCGGGGCGACGTTCCGGGCCACCGGCGAGGGGGGGCAGGCTGCctgccggcccggggggggggggtcgccctCCGACCCCCCGCCCGCCGGAGCCCCtagagcccctccctccccgatctTCCAGGTGGGCTACGCCATCCGTTTCGAAGACTGCACCTCAGAAAACACAGTGATCAAGTACATGACCGACGGGATCTTGCTCCGGGAGTCCCTGCGGGAAGCCGACCTGGATCACTACAGCGCCATCATCATGGACGAAGCCCACGAGCGTTCGCTCAACACGGATGTGCTCTTCGGGCTCCTCCGGGAGGTCGGGCCAAGGAGGGGCGGTTTCGGGCCCTTTGGGACCCGGGGTCGAGTCGGGTCTCCCCTTCTACTGCCATCTCCCGCCGCGTTGCTCCGAGCGCTTGCGGACCGCCGGCCTCCGAAGGGAAGGGTCGGCTGGGCCCGGGGGGATTTCGTCACCCGGTCCCGGGAGGTGCCGGCCTGGGGTCCGGGCCGAACTCCCCGGGCGGCGTGATGGGAGAGTCCGCTTCTCACGACCggcccgtggcctctgactctcgGTCCTCGCTGCGGGTTCCGGTCCGGTGGGCGATGACCCCAAGACGGCCGGGAGTCCCGCAGCCAAAGACGGCCCTCCGCCGGCCCGGCGGCGACGCTCCACTCGCTGACGGGCTGACCCCGGGGGAccttcccgcctcctccctctctctctctctctcgagaagcagcgtggctcggtggaaagagcacgggctttggagtcagaggtcgtgagttcgaatcccggctccgccccttgtcagcggggtgactgtgggcgagtcactccgcttctcggtgcctcagttccctcgtccgtaaaacggggatttagaccgtgagccccacgtgggacgacctgattcccccgcgtccgccccggcgcttagaacggtgccctgcacgtagtaagcgcttgacgaataccaacgttattaggtgGTGGCTCGGCGCTCGGACCTGAAGCTCATCGTCACCTCGGCCACCATGGATGCCGAGAAGTTCGCCTCCTTCTTCGGGAACGTTCCCATCTTCCACATCCCCGGCCGCACCTTCCCCGTCGACATCCTCTTCAGCAAGGTATCGGGGTCCGGGCGCCTCTCGCCCGTGCGGACCGGGGTGGCCGCCTCCGCtcgcctaagagggagggagggtcgtgCGGTCGCGGGGGCAGCCGAGGAGCGGAAGCCCTCGGCCGTGATCCGGCGTGGTTCGGCTGAGGGCCTCACCGGATCGGGGCAGTTCGGCACCCGACCTCCGAGCCAGAGCATCCGGGACGCTCggtcggcggcggggcggggcggggcggggcggcggtggGTCCGTCCCCACCCGACCCGTCCGTGCCGCAGACCCCCCAGGAGGACTACGTCGAGGCCGCGGTGAAGCAGTCCTTACAGGTGCACCTGTCCGGAGCCCCGGGAGACATCCTCATTTTCATGCCCGGCCAGGAGGACATCGAGGTGAGGGGCGCCCCCGCCGattcggccggcccggccccccgcgccgTGGGGACGGTGCCGGCCTCACCGCGCTTCCTCGTCCGCAGGTGACCTCGGATCAGATCGTGGAGCATCTGGAGGAGCTGGAGAACGCCCCCGCCCTGGCCGTGCTGCCCATCTACTCCCAGTTGCCCTCCGACCTTCAGGCCAAAATCTTCCAGAAGGTACCCCGCCTCGCCGCGGCCGCGGAGTCTGGGccgagcccccgccccggggagcgGAGCCGAAGGCCGGTCTTCCCGGGAGCTGTCGTTTCCGCTTCTCCGGgagtccccccgccccgtcccgtcccgtcccgtcccgtcccgcggCCTCCGTCCCCCCCGTGACGTTCGgaccgcccctctccccttcGTCGCTTCCAGGCTCCGGACGGCGTCAGGAAGTGCATCGTTGCCACCAACATTGCCGAGACCTCGCTGACTGTGGACGGCATCATGTTTGTCATCGATTCGGGTTACTGCAAGCTTAAGGTGAGAGAGGGGAACGGGAGGAAGGGCCTCCGAGGGCCCGGAGGCGGCTCCGCTCGGGAAGCCGGGCGTCTtccgggcggggcccgaggcTAAGCGGGGACCCCCAGCCGAACGCCCCCGCGGTACTCCGGCCCGCCACGTGAGGGCCCCGGCGGACGGCGCCGGGACGCCgggctcctcccggcctcccgctgCCGGGGCTCGGCGGGAGTCGGCTCGGGGGGGCCCTCCCTCcggcaacccccgcccccccaccccggtcggGGCCGGTGGGGGCCCCTCCCCAGAGGGCCGCCGGCCCGGTCCCCACCGCGCGGGCCCCCGGAGCCGGCACCCGCTTGGCTCGGGTCCCTCTCCCTGCGCCGTACAGACCGGGGAGTCCTCGTCCCGTTGTCCCGAGGGCGGGGGTTCCTCTGCCCTTCCGCCCGACCGGGAAGCTCCCGTGGGctcggagtcggggggggggggggcggggtgggcgtCGAGGGGTCGTGGGCGGGAGCGGGTCTGGGCTAGCCCACCCAGCCGAACCCGCCGCCGGTCCCGGGGTGGGCGAGTTGGTGGGACGGCTCTCCGTTCTCGGCCTCGGAGGGCGGAACCCACCCGTCCCCGCCGGCCCCTCCACGTCCCCCGGGGGTAGAGGGAGGCTTGGGGGGTTCCCGCCCCCCACTCGGAGGCGGGTGGGGGCTGCCGCCGCCCGAGCCCGGCCGGTTGGGCGCCGCCCTCTTGCAtccggggaggggacaggagggaaagagagaggaagagacgcaCGTCTGCCGGTGCCAGCCCGATGCGGCACCCCTCTGCGCTGTGTCTCCGCctcgcttcctctcccttccctgcccttccttcttcttcctccctgcccttttcctctttccccccctcccttccccagcggGCGGCCGCCTCTGGCGGAGCGGCGCCGTCAACGCCGTGCCGCGTGTAGGGTGACCCGATGGTGTCGTGCGAGGGCCCCGTAGAAacggccgggccggcggcgggacgggagggatgggggacggtGGAAGCCGATGGTCTTCAGCCGCCGCCCCGCGGGCAGTCCGAGGGGGCGAGCCGGGGGGTGAGGCGTTGGAGGCAGTCGGATCCGCCGTGAGCCAGACGGCGTCGACGTGCGCTGGAACGGCACGACGGACGACGCCCCCGAGGTTGCGGCTCGTCCGGCTCGTCCGCGCGACGCGGCTGCCGCCTCGGCCCGCCGCGGTGCGGCGGGAGGTGACCGGGTGGCTTCCGGGCTTCGCCCCGCGGCGGCGGGCCGCGCCGTCGGCCGATCCCCCGCCGCCCTTCTCCCAGGTCTTCAATCCCAGGATCGGGATGGACGCCCTGCAGATCTACCCGATCAGCCAGGCCAACGCCAACCAGCGGTCGGGGCGAGCCGGCAGGACGGGCCCAGGTCAGTGCTTCAGGTAGGAGTCCCGCCGGAAGGCTGgcgtctcgggggggggggcgctccgaCGAGGCGGCCGGTTGGCCGGCGGCCGGGCGGTTGCCCAGGACCCCCCCGGGCGAGAGGAGCCCGCTTCCCTGGTGGGCAGGAGGAGAGCGGCCCCTCTGGTGCCCCCGTTCAGAGCTCAGCGGGAGTTTGCCCCTCGGTCCGACCGATGGAGGTTTTACTCCGTATCGGGCGCTCGGCAGAGTACGGTATgacagacacgtcccccgcccgcggcgaacccagagtctagagaagcagcacggcccagcggacggagcacgggcctgggggtcggaaggattcgagttccgatcccggctccgccgcttggccccCGTGTGGCCTCGAGcgccttctctgcgcctcagttccctcatctgtaagatagggattaaggCCGATCCCCGTGGGAGACGGGGGAcggcgtcccacccgattatctcgtgcctaccccggcgctcagaacggggcctggcacggTAGGAAGCGCTCGGCGGATGCCGTCATTCTCAGTGAGGGTCCAGCCGTCCGTCGGGAAGCCCCTCTGTCCGTGCCCCCAAGTGGAGGAGACGGTTCTGTCGCTCGTCGGGTTCGGGCGCTCATCGGTCAGGACGTCTCCCCTCGCTGCCCTTAGCCGGGCGTCACTTTCATCAAACGAACCAAGCGTACGGCGGCAGGGGAGCGAACGGTCTCAGCGTCCCGAGGCGGGGGTCGACCGCCTCCTTCCCGCGGTCGGGGCGAGCGCCGCGGAGGGGCGAGGTGGGGGTCCCGGATACTCGTGGAGTACTCCCCAGACCTTTAACGCGCATAGGCTCCACGAGCTGCGCGTGGAAGACCGGCGGCTTTCGGGACCGCCCGGTGCCGAGAGAGGCTCTAAGGAGTATTTGGACTTGTTTGGACAGGGCCTCCTGGGTCGGGACCCTCTAGACTCTCGGTAGGGAtctcccaccgcctccccccccccccccccccccccaccggtctCCCGGGTGCCGAGGGAATGGTCTGTCACCTCCGCGGTTTGCCTCTAAGGCAGCGAGGCAGGCCGACCGTGGAATCGGAGAGATTCGAAGCGTTGAAGCGGGAGGGGAGTCCTTAAAGATggctcctcccgccgccgctccGGGATCTGGAGCGCGCGTTCCTCGGCGGGGTGCCGAGAGGGGCGGTCGGCCCAAGCCCGAGGAGCGGAGCTCGTCCGTCCCTCGGTCCCCCGGTAGccgttgagcgcttcccgtgggcgGAGCGCCGCCTCAGGCCCTCGGCGGGGTCCGacgcggcggaggcgggagggaCGATCCTTGACCGTCCCGTCCGCGTCGGGCCCCCTGCAGGCTGTACACCCAGAGCGCCTACAAGAACGAGCTCCTGACCACGACGGTGCCCGAGATCCAGCGGACGAACCTGGCCAACGTGGTGCTGCTGCTCAAGTCCCTCGGGGTCCAGGACCTGCTGCAGTTCCACTTCATGGACCCGCCCCCCGAGGACAACATGCTCAACTCTATGTACCAGCTTTGGATCCTCGGGGCCATGGATAATACAGGTACCCGACCGGGcaccccgagccccctcccctccttccctcccgcccctccgcgTCGCCGAACCGTGCGCCGCGCCGTTCTCCCCTAGGCGGGCTGACCTCCACGGGCCGGCTGATGGTGGAGTTCCCCCTGGACCCCGCCCTCTCCAAGATGCTGATCGTGTCGTGCGACATGGGCTGCAGCTCGGAGATCTTGCTCATCGTCTCCGTGCTCTCCGTCCCGGCCATCTTCTACAGGCCTAAGGTGCGGAGGGGGGAGgtctcttcccgcccccccccccccccccgtttctccTCCGCAGCCACGGCAGCGGGCTCCTCCGGGTCGGGCCGGGCTCCCTtcccccgggggggccgggggagggggaggggagtcccCCGGGACcgccgggccgggcggagggaggCCGCCGTCGGGCCGGACGCCCGCGCGGGCCGGTCTCGAGCCCCCCGCCGTCTCGTCTCCCTTCGCCGTCCCCCAGGGCCGAGAGGAGGAGAGCGATCAGATCCGAGAGAAATTTGCCGTCCCCGAAAGCGACCACCTGACCTATCTGAACGTGTACCTGCAGTGGAAGAAGAACAGCTACTCCACCCTGTGGTGCAACGATCACTTCATCCATGCCAAGGCCATGCGGAAGGTAGGCGTCGGAGCGTTGGCTCCGCCCGGGCCGTTGATTGGGTCGCGTCTATCAAGCGcctgccgtgtgccgagcgccggaccGGGCGCCCGGGAGAGCGCAGTGCGACGGTCGACGGTGAAGATCCCATCCCACGACAAGCTCGCGGTCTGGAGCGGGGGGAGGCGCGCGTGGACCGGTACAGATAAACGCAGTTACGGGAATGCGCGTAGgtgccggggggccgggagaagggacaagagcgaagggagcgagtcagggcgacgcggaagggagcgggaggtgaGTCCgacggggccccggcccggggaggggagggggcgtttgGCCGGGGCCTGAGGCCGCCTTGCCCCACTGCAGGTGCGGGAGGTGCGGGCCCAACTGAAGGACATCATGGTGCAGCAGCGGATGAGCATGGCGTCGTGTGGCACGGACTGGGACGTCGTCAGGAAGTGCATCTGCGCCGCTTATTTCCACCAGGCGGCCAAGctgaaggtgaggccgggagggcgGGACGGAGCCGTCGGTCAGCGGCCTGGCTTCGGCCCctacggcggggggcggggggtcgtgTCGGGGTTCGGCGGTGTCAGAGGGAAAGCGGGTGGTCCCGTTCCCCTCGGCGGGGAGTTGGCGGCGTAGAGGAGGACGGGGGGGAGGGCCGCCCGGTACCCCGGCCGAGAGAAGACGGGGGAACGGGTCGGTCGGAGGCCGCGAACGAGAACGTGCCGTGGCGGGAAATGAGCAAGCGCGAGGGAGGCGCGGTGGACTTAGGGAGTTAGTGTGGGAAGACTCCCCGGAGTAGGTGAGGTTCTCTCCCTTGAGCTCGGAGAGAGGGGAAAGCTAGTCGGTCGCCGGTATTTACCGTGCGCGGAGGATCGTACCGAGTGCCCGGGAGAGCACTTACAATTGAGGGGATAGAtgtgatcgctgcccacaaggagcttgaaagtAGACCAGAGGAGACGACCGACGGGAAAAGGAATTTCAGATGGACGGGTACATAGGcgctgaggggccgggggcgggatggAGATCAACGTGGTCGAGGGTCACCGGCCCGAGCGcgtaggtgacgtagaagggagggtgaacggAGGAGGCGACGGTcggggaaggccgcctggaggagatgaggtcctcccccgccctctggccctccccactgctcctccccctcccctcaacgcCGTGCTCATCTGTATAGATGATCTATCACCCCCTTTATTTTGTTAGAGgcgtacctccccttgattctactcgTCGTGATAACGTCGTCTCGTTTTTGtctcgttctgtttcgctctgccgtccgtctcccccgcctgGGCagcgagcccgtcaccgggcagggatggtctctgtctgttgcggagtcgtacattccaagggcttagtccggtgctctgcaccttagcgagcgctcggtaaatcccacCGAATGAACGGGATGGGGTTTCAGTGGGGGTACTGAAAGCTGGGGAGACCGGTGGTCTGCCTCCGGATTCTCGTTAATTCACAGGTTAgcaaaggggaggcagggggacgttGCTGCCGGGGCCGGGAACCTCCCGTTTCCCCCGGGTTCGTGCGGGCGTCCAGCGTGGGCCTACAGCTGGTTGCCCCGTGTTTATGACAGCCGGGCGGTTTGAGGTCCGGTTGGGTATCTCACGGGCATCTTCGAGGAGTGCGGTTGCACCGTCAGCGTGGAGGGTCCCCGACCGGCTCGGTCTTCCCTAGGGGATCGGGGAGTACGTGAACATCCGGACGGGGATGCCCTGCCACCTGCACCCGACCAGTTCCCTCTTCGGAATGGGCTACACGCCGGACTACATCGTGTACCACGAGTTGGTCATGACCACCAAGGTGAGCGCGCCCTTCTCgtctcccgggccggggggcccgcccccccccccgcccccgcccccgcccccgcgggcctCGGACTTCTCCGCGCCGCTCTGGGGCCTGGGCGGTCCTGCCCGGTCTTAGCGGGGAGGCCCTCGGAGGGTGGGTTGGGAACGGGGAGAGGGAGCTTTGAACAGAGAGGTTCATCCGTGAGAAGCCCGCCGTCCCAGGACGAGCGGATCGGGCCGTGCCTCGCTCGGGGGAAGGAGCCCAGCGGGCCGTGCCCCGGGAGCGGGCTGCTTCCACGTGAGGGTGACGGAATGGGGTCGAGAAACGGGGGCGGGAGCCGGAACGAGAACGCGGTCCCGGAGTCGGCGTCCGTCCTCGATCCGTCGATGGGCGGCGCGTATCGGGCGCTCGTCGTGAGCGGAGCGCCCCGAGGGGCGCTCGGGAGGGTCCGACGGCCGGTAGGCGCGTCCTCCTCGCTGGAGGATGTGGCCCCGCGGCCGCCTTCGGACCGCCTGGACCCCAACTCTCCCCCCGTccgcacccctcctcccccgacacccccccccccccccgcaggagTACATGCAGTGCGTGACGGCTGTGGACGGAGAGTGGCTGGCCGAGCTCGGACCCATGTTCTACAGCATCAAGCACGCGGGGAAGTCACGCCAGGTAAGGCTCTCGCCCGCTGGGCTCGGCCGGGATGGCCCCCCCGAGGGAGGCGGGATAGAGACGGGATAGGGGGGAAAGGCACGGAGGTTGCCCTCCGCCGGCCACCGTCCCGGGCTGAAACCTAGCCGTGGGTTGGTAGAGAAGCGGTCCCGGCCGGCGTcgggggagcgggcgggcggcGATTTTTCTTTCACGCGCGATCGCGACGCGGTTCCGAGTCAGAGCTCCTCGGTCCGAGAATCGCCTCCCTCCTCCGCGACGGATAAGATCTCTGAGGGGTTAGCGCGCGGAAAAGGAAGCGGGGCTCGGTGAGCACCTCTGATCTGAGAAAATGAGCGGGCCCGAGCTCATGAGCCCGCGAGAACGTGACCCAGAGGCCCCTGGTGGCAGAGAGGGGGCT includes:
- the DHX38 gene encoding pre-mRNA-splicing factor ATP-dependent RNA helicase PRP16, whose product is MEDNGDEASLHRLEGVDVETQVGGLICKTKSAASEQHVFKAPAPRPSLLGLDLLASLKRREREEKDDGEDKKKSKVSSYKDWEENKDDQRDSEDEGDDRTGRSGRKDRQYRAARVETPSHPGGVSEEFWERSRQRERDRREHGVYASSKEEKDRKKERSRDRDHDRKRDRDERDRSRHGGRSERDGASERSSRRSEPESPRHRPKDAATPSRSNWEEDDSGYSSSRRSQWESPSPTPSSRDSERSHRTSSTRDRDRSVRSKYVDDTPLPTPSYKFNEWADDRRHLGSTPRLSRGRGRREDGEGGIAFDTEEERQQWEDDQRQADRDWYMMDEGYDEFHNPLAYSSEDYVKKREQHLHKQKQKRISAQRRQINEDNERWETNRMLTSGVVHRLEVDEDFEEDNAAKVHLLVHNLVPPFLDGRIVFTKQPEPVVPVKDATSDLAIIARKGSQTVRKHREQKERKKAQHKHWELAGTKLGDIMGLKKEEEPDKPLTEDGKVDYKTEQKFADHMKKKSEASSEFAKKKSILEQRQYLPIFAVQQELLTIIRDNSIVIVVGETGSGKTTQLTQYLHEDGYTDYGLIGCTQPRRVAAMSVAKRVSEEMGGSLGEEVGYAIRFEDCTSENTVIKYMTDGILLRESLREADLDHYSAIIMDEAHERSLNTDVLFGLLREVVARRSDLKLIVTSATMDAEKFASFFGNVPIFHIPGRTFPVDILFSKTPQEDYVEAAVKQSLQVHLSGAPGDILIFMPGQEDIEVTSDQIVEHLEELENAPALAVLPIYSQLPSDLQAKIFQKAPDGVRKCIVATNIAETSLTVDGIMFVIDSGYCKLKVFNPRIGMDALQIYPISQANANQRSGRAGRTGPGQCFRLYTQSAYKNELLTTTVPEIQRTNLANVVLLLKSLGVQDLLQFHFMDPPPEDNMLNSMYQLWILGAMDNTGGLTSTGRLMVEFPLDPALSKMLIVSCDMGCSSEILLIVSVLSVPAIFYRPKGREEESDQIREKFAVPESDHLTYLNVYLQWKKNSYSTLWCNDHFIHAKAMRKVREVRAQLKDIMVQQRMSMASCGTDWDVVRKCICAAYFHQAAKLKGIGEYVNIRTGMPCHLHPTSSLFGMGYTPDYIVYHELVMTTKEYMQCVTAVDGEWLAELGPMFYSIKHAGKSRQENRRRAKEEASAMEEEMALAEEQLRARRQEQEKRNPLGSVRSVKIYTPGRKEQGEPVTPRRTPARFGL